A DNA window from Leptolyngbya sp. KIOST-1 contains the following coding sequences:
- the petE gene encoding plastocyanin, translating into MQRVFRAAQRLGLVILSALLVVGTLTLASAPAAATNYDVKMGSDAGLLVFEPSTITVKPGDTVTWVNNKMAPHNVVFDAANTPGDKSLADSISHTQLTFAPGENYSTTFTSDMPAGTYTYYCAPHRGAGMVAKVILEN; encoded by the coding sequence ATGCAACGTGTATTTCGCGCCGCCCAGCGTCTGGGCCTGGTTATTCTGTCTGCTCTGCTAGTTGTGGGTACCCTCACCCTGGCTTCTGCCCCCGCTGCAGCCACCAACTACGACGTTAAAATGGGGTCTGATGCTGGTCTGCTGGTGTTTGAACCCAGCACCATTACCGTCAAGCCCGGCGATACGGTGACCTGGGTTAACAACAAAATGGCCCCCCACAATGTCGTGTTTGATGCGGCAAACACCCCCGGCGACAAGTCCCTGGCCGACAGCATTTCCCACACTCAGCTGACCTTCGCCCCCGGCGAAAACTACTCCACCACCTTTACCAGCGATATGCCCGCTGGTACCTACACCTACTACTGCGCTCCCCACCGTGGGGCCGGTATGGTGGCTAAGGTCATTCTGGAGAACTAG
- the psbV gene encoding photosystem II cytochrome c-550 produces the protein MLKRCIWLVAVALFFVSHLVMGDAVAAELDEATRTVLLNPEGDTLVLSLEQVTRGRRQFNYACGTCHVGGITKTNPTVGLDPDSLAGALPPRDNIDALVDYLKEPTTYDGLTDISQVHPSKKSADIFPKMRSLTEEDLVAISGHILLQPKVIGDMWGAGKTRFSAPQV, from the coding sequence ATGTTGAAGAGATGCATTTGGCTAGTTGCGGTCGCACTCTTCTTTGTCAGCCACCTGGTCATGGGAGACGCTGTCGCGGCTGAGCTAGATGAGGCCACCCGTACCGTGCTGCTCAACCCCGAAGGAGATACCCTGGTGCTATCTCTGGAGCAGGTCACCCGTGGCCGTCGCCAGTTTAACTACGCCTGTGGCACCTGCCACGTGGGGGGGATCACCAAAACCAACCCCACCGTTGGTCTCGATCCCGACTCTCTAGCCGGTGCCCTGCCCCCCCGCGACAACATTGATGCGCTGGTGGACTACCTGAAAGAACCGACCACCTACGATGGTCTAACCGACATTTCTCAGGTCCACCCCAGCAAAAAGAGCGCCGATATCTTCCCCAAAATGCGTAGTTTAACTGAGGAAGATCTGGTGGCCATCTCGGGTCATATTTTGCTTCAGCCCAAGGTCATTGGCGACATGTGGGGAGCTGGTAAGACTCGCTTCTCTGCTCCTCAGGTCTAG
- the accD gene encoding acetyl-CoA carboxylase, carboxyltransferase subunit beta, giving the protein MSLFDWFANRRKSGPISEDRQEREIADGLWTKCEHCDVLTYTKDLRANQWVCGECGHHHRIFSDERIRQLIDANTWQALDTHIQPEDPLKFKDRKGYGDRLRDTQTKTKLTDAVQTGLGELDGLPVALGVMDFRFMGGSMGSVVGEKLTRLIERGTATNRPVIIVCASGGARMQEGMLSLMQMAKISGALQQHQAAKLLYMPVLTHPTTGGVTASFAMLGDIIVAEPKATIGFAGRRVVEQTLREKLPDDFQTAEYLRDHGFVDLIVPRTQLKATLAQLIRLHQPVAASVSPDGHAPWSNGLETVAPTHIGVDL; this is encoded by the coding sequence ATGTCTCTGTTTGACTGGTTTGCCAATCGCCGTAAGTCAGGCCCCATCAGCGAAGACCGCCAGGAGCGGGAAATTGCCGACGGCCTGTGGACCAAGTGTGAGCACTGCGACGTTCTCACCTACACCAAAGATCTGCGGGCCAACCAGTGGGTCTGCGGCGAGTGCGGCCACCACCACCGCATCTTCAGCGATGAGCGCATTCGACAGCTTATCGACGCCAACACCTGGCAGGCGCTGGACACCCACATTCAGCCTGAAGATCCCCTGAAATTCAAAGACCGCAAGGGCTACGGCGATCGCCTGCGCGACACCCAGACCAAGACCAAGCTCACCGACGCGGTACAGACCGGCCTGGGCGAGCTGGACGGCCTGCCCGTTGCCCTCGGCGTGATGGACTTTCGCTTCATGGGCGGTAGCATGGGCTCGGTGGTGGGCGAAAAGCTCACCCGCCTGATCGAGCGCGGCACCGCCACGAATCGTCCCGTAATCATCGTCTGCGCCTCCGGCGGAGCCCGCATGCAGGAGGGCATGCTCAGCCTGATGCAGATGGCTAAAATCTCTGGAGCCTTGCAGCAGCACCAGGCCGCCAAACTACTCTATATGCCGGTGCTCACCCACCCCACCACGGGCGGCGTTACCGCCAGTTTTGCCATGCTGGGCGACATCATTGTGGCGGAACCCAAAGCCACTATTGGCTTTGCCGGGCGCCGGGTAGTCGAGCAAACCCTGCGGGAAAAACTGCCCGACGATTTTCAGACCGCCGAGTACCTGCGCGACCACGGCTTTGTCGATTTAATTGTGCCGCGCACCCAGCTCAAAGCGACCCTCGCTCAGCTGATTCGTCTGCACCAGCCCGTGGCCGCCTCCGTCTCTCCCGACGGCCACGCCCCCTGGAGCAATGGCCTAGAAACCGTAGCCCCAACCCACATCGGGGTCGATTTATAA
- a CDS encoding GAF domain-containing protein — MASQIDRSMITALSLVNQHSSLTNRVRDLPTPQFINLLDQITAEFEHFLRAIDMINNESLEIMLEQILEAFTLKIGQILQAERTTIFMVDHEKQELWSKIAQGDGERSLEIRVPMGKGISGYVATNLTPLNIPDAYADDRFDSTYDQKHGYRTRSILCMPVLSKKSNSIVAVVQLLNKLNHTPFDDQDERHFKEFAESLGVILESCNSFYVAARNQKGVAALLKAISSLEQSLDLEKTLQSVMEEARQLMQADRSTLWLIDEESGDLWSKVKSGDGKSLVELRSPITSGIVGHVATTGEVLNIPDAYQDPRFNPDADKRTGYTTRTILCMPVFDSGGKLIAVTQLINKTQGTFTSSDEAFMRAFNIQAGVALENAKLFESVLVEKQYQKDMLQSLSDAVISTDMEGRIVTINDAALELLGCPEERDHGRTIRDRWQSALLHRPVWDAIPIESLRFRLEDSLQHGARHYVPEQSLRVAVAPGPGTGLDPVSELALSDPAAPEIYRPWGDPTAPPVPANLVQRIERSINLTVNPLNNPEGGVLGGLLVLEDISQEKRMKSTLYRYMTPGVAEQVMALGDDLLMKGERKDVTVLFSDIRGYTTLTEDLEADKVVEMLNAYFETMVESVFNFEGTLDKFIGDALMAVFGAPLPLSNHAWAAVQSALDMRRRLAQFNAERGALGQPEIRIGIGISSGEVVSGNIGSQRKMEYTVIGDGVNLSSRLEGVTKEYGCDIVLSEYTYALCADKIWVRELDRTQVKGKQQAVGLYELIDKRDVPLSPGTEAFLDLYARARSAYTSLRFDEALRLFEQAQQMRPDDKAVAVHLNRARQYQQQPPPQDWNGVYVMTTK; from the coding sequence ATGGCATCTCAGATCGACCGCAGCATGATCACCGCGCTGTCTCTGGTCAACCAGCACAGTTCCCTCACCAACCGGGTGCGCGACCTGCCGACGCCCCAGTTCATCAATCTGCTGGACCAGATCACGGCAGAGTTCGAGCATTTTTTGCGCGCCATCGACATGATCAACAACGAGTCGTTGGAGATCATGCTGGAGCAAATTCTGGAGGCCTTTACCCTCAAGATTGGCCAGATCCTCCAGGCCGAGCGCACCACTATTTTTATGGTGGATCACGAAAAGCAGGAGCTGTGGTCGAAAATTGCCCAGGGGGATGGGGAGCGATCGCTCGAAATTCGGGTCCCCATGGGCAAGGGGATCTCGGGCTATGTGGCCACCAACCTGACGCCCCTGAACATTCCCGACGCCTACGCCGACGATCGCTTCGACAGCACCTACGACCAGAAGCACGGCTATCGCACCCGCAGCATTCTCTGCATGCCGGTGCTGAGCAAAAAAAGCAACAGCATTGTGGCGGTGGTGCAGCTGCTCAACAAGCTCAACCACACCCCCTTCGACGATCAGGACGAGCGCCACTTTAAGGAGTTTGCCGAATCGCTGGGGGTGATTCTGGAGAGCTGCAACTCTTTTTATGTGGCCGCCCGCAACCAGAAGGGTGTAGCAGCCCTGCTAAAGGCAATCTCCTCCCTGGAGCAGAGCTTAGATCTGGAGAAAACCCTGCAATCGGTGATGGAAGAGGCCCGCCAGCTGATGCAGGCCGATCGCAGCACCCTGTGGCTGATCGATGAAGAGAGCGGCGACCTGTGGTCCAAGGTGAAGTCGGGGGACGGCAAATCGCTGGTGGAGCTGCGCAGCCCCATCACCAGCGGCATTGTCGGCCATGTGGCCACCACGGGCGAGGTGCTGAACATTCCCGATGCCTACCAGGATCCCCGCTTTAACCCCGACGCCGACAAGCGCACCGGCTACACCACCCGCACCATCCTCTGTATGCCCGTGTTCGACTCAGGCGGCAAGCTGATCGCCGTCACCCAGCTGATCAACAAGACCCAGGGCACCTTTACCAGCTCCGATGAGGCCTTCATGCGGGCCTTCAACATTCAGGCGGGGGTAGCGCTGGAGAATGCCAAGCTGTTTGAGAGCGTGCTGGTCGAGAAACAGTACCAGAAAGACATGCTGCAGAGCCTCTCCGATGCGGTGATTTCCACCGATATGGAGGGGCGGATTGTCACCATCAACGACGCCGCCCTGGAGCTGCTCGGCTGCCCCGAGGAGCGCGACCACGGCCGCACCATCCGCGATCGCTGGCAGTCGGCCCTGCTACACCGCCCCGTTTGGGACGCGATCCCAATCGAGAGCCTGCGCTTTCGCCTCGAAGACAGCCTCCAGCACGGCGCCCGCCACTACGTCCCCGAGCAGAGCCTGCGGGTGGCCGTAGCCCCCGGCCCCGGCACCGGCCTCGACCCCGTCTCTGAGTTGGCCCTGAGCGATCCCGCCGCCCCCGAAATCTACCGACCCTGGGGCGATCCCACCGCCCCGCCCGTGCCCGCCAACCTGGTGCAGCGCATCGAGCGCAGCATCAACCTCACCGTCAACCCCCTCAACAACCCCGAGGGCGGCGTGCTGGGGGGCCTGCTGGTGCTGGAAGACATCAGCCAGGAAAAGCGAATGAAGAGCACCCTCTACCGCTATATGACCCCCGGCGTGGCCGAGCAGGTGATGGCCCTGGGCGACGATCTGCTGATGAAGGGGGAGCGCAAAGACGTCACCGTGCTGTTTTCCGACATTCGCGGCTACACCACCCTGACCGAGGACCTGGAAGCCGACAAAGTGGTGGAAATGCTCAACGCCTACTTTGAAACCATGGTGGAGTCGGTGTTTAACTTCGAGGGCACCCTCGACAAGTTCATTGGCGACGCCCTGATGGCGGTATTTGGAGCGCCGCTGCCCCTCAGCAACCACGCCTGGGCCGCGGTGCAGAGCGCCCTCGACATGCGGCGGCGGCTGGCCCAGTTCAACGCCGAGCGGGGCGCCCTGGGCCAGCCCGAAATCCGCATCGGCATCGGCATTAGCTCGGGCGAGGTGGTGTCGGGCAACATTGGCTCCCAGCGCAAAATGGAGTACACCGTGATTGGCGACGGGGTCAACCTCAGCTCCCGCCTGGAGGGCGTCACCAAAGAATACGGCTGCGATATCGTCCTCAGCGAGTACACCTACGCCCTCTGCGCCGACAAAATTTGGGTGCGCGAGCTCGACCGCACCCAGGTCAAGGGCAAACAGCAGGCCGTCGGCCTCTACGAGCTGATCGACAAGCGCGACGTTCCCCTCAGCCCCGGCACCGAAGCCTTCTTAGACCTCTACGCCAGGGCCCGCAGCGCCTATACCAGCCTGCGCTTTGACGAGGCCCTGCGTCTGTTCGAGCAGGCCCAGCAGATGCGCCCCGACGACAAAGCCGTCGCCGTACACCTGAATCGGGCGCGGCAGTATCAGCAGCAACCGCCGCCCCAGGACTGGAATGGGGTCTACGTCATGACCACCAAATGA
- a CDS encoding dienelactone hydrolase family protein: MQIQRRDVGLTVDDSLMRLYMAKPTVPGQYPGILFYSDIYQLGGPMVRLADRLAGYGYVVVAPEIFHRLEPPGTVIEPNDVGRLRGNDAARRTEVAHHDADAAAVLDWLHNDATVAPGQIATLGFCIGGHLACRAALNPGVKAAVCCYPTGIHSGKLGRDKADTLERLGDISARLLFIFGDQDPHVPAEGRDTLLKTLATAGIEPKTLIYSANHTFMRDDGYRYDPAASDAAWGEIIAFLEAEFGSAGLSEAHS, encoded by the coding sequence GTGCAAATTCAGCGCCGTGACGTGGGTCTGACCGTAGACGACAGCCTAATGCGCCTCTACATGGCCAAACCGACGGTACCCGGTCAGTATCCCGGCATTTTGTTCTATTCCGACATTTACCAGCTGGGTGGCCCCATGGTGCGCCTGGCCGATCGCCTGGCGGGCTACGGCTATGTCGTCGTCGCCCCAGAGATCTTTCACCGCCTGGAACCCCCCGGCACCGTGATTGAACCCAACGACGTGGGTCGCCTACGGGGCAACGATGCCGCCCGACGCACCGAAGTTGCCCACCACGACGCCGATGCCGCAGCCGTCCTCGACTGGCTACACAACGATGCCACCGTCGCCCCCGGCCAAATTGCCACCCTGGGTTTTTGCATTGGAGGTCATCTGGCCTGTCGTGCGGCTCTCAACCCTGGGGTAAAAGCAGCGGTGTGTTGCTATCCGACGGGCATTCACAGCGGCAAGCTAGGGCGAGACAAAGCCGACACCCTGGAGCGGTTGGGCGACATCTCGGCTCGGCTGCTATTTATTTTTGGCGACCAGGATCCCCACGTGCCTGCCGAAGGGCGCGACACCCTGCTCAAGACCCTGGCCACCGCCGGCATTGAGCCTAAGACGCTGATCTATTCGGCCAACCATACCTTCATGCGCGACGATGGCTACCGCTACGATCCGGCCGCCAGCGACGCCGCCTGGGGAGAAATCATTGCTTTTCTGGAGGCCGAGTTTGGCTCAGCTGGGCTGAGCGAAGCGCATTCCTAG
- a CDS encoding serine hydrolase, whose translation MTPFFIPDTALQATLDQVLDQVRVEFALTPTQLAVTWLWYDPPYITNTGGALSATDFWQRPPRGASYRGVELIYPASVVKLFYLVAAHEWLEQGMIPPSAELDRALRDMIVDSSNDATSLVVDVLSGTTSGPELPPGPFETWCHQRNIVNRFFQSLQWPELSGVNLNQKPWGDGPYGRERVFVGEHYDNRNRLTTNAVARLIHSIAGGVAVSAARSQSMLTLMQRTVPSGLPAPGEEDQVTGFLGAGLPPGTRLYSKAGYTSQVRHDAIYFELPTGAPGLLVAFTKGHQQSQNRDLLPRLADLIGQAMVSAAPLA comes from the coding sequence ATGACACCCTTTTTTATCCCCGATACCGCCCTGCAGGCAACCCTGGATCAGGTGCTCGATCAGGTGCGGGTTGAGTTTGCCCTCACCCCGACGCAACTGGCGGTCACTTGGCTGTGGTACGACCCGCCCTACATCACCAATACCGGCGGTGCCCTGAGCGCCACCGACTTTTGGCAGCGTCCGCCGCGCGGAGCTAGCTACCGGGGCGTGGAGCTGATCTATCCGGCCAGCGTGGTGAAGCTGTTTTACCTGGTGGCGGCCCACGAATGGCTGGAGCAGGGCATGATCCCGCCGTCTGCCGAGCTGGATCGGGCGCTGCGGGACATGATTGTGGACTCCAGCAACGACGCCACCTCCCTGGTGGTCGATGTGCTCAGCGGCACCACCAGCGGCCCGGAGCTGCCCCCTGGTCCCTTCGAGACCTGGTGCCACCAGCGCAACATCGTCAATCGGTTTTTTCAGTCGCTTCAGTGGCCTGAGTTGAGCGGGGTCAACCTCAACCAGAAACCCTGGGGCGATGGTCCCTACGGACGGGAACGGGTTTTTGTGGGGGAGCACTACGACAATCGCAATCGACTCACCACCAACGCTGTGGCGCGACTGATCCACAGCATTGCCGGGGGGGTGGCGGTCTCGGCAGCGCGATCGCAGTCCATGCTGACCTTGATGCAGCGAACCGTGCCCTCGGGCCTTCCAGCCCCCGGCGAAGAAGACCAGGTGACCGGCTTTTTGGGGGCGGGGTTGCCGCCCGGCACCAGGCTGTACTCGAAGGCCGGCTACACCAGTCAGGTGCGCCACGATGCGATTTACTTTGAGCTGCCCACGGGGGCACCCGGTCTGCTGGTGGCCTTTACCAAAGGCCACCAGCAGAGTCAGAACCGCGATCTGCTGCCGCGCCTAGCCGACCTGATTGGGCAGGCCATGGTCAGTGCGGCCCCGCTGGCTTGA
- a CDS encoding RecQ family ATP-dependent DNA helicase, which translates to MAETTVAWGEVLQAFQHIWGYSDFRPPQDAIVRALLERRDLLVVLPTGGGKSICFQLPALLQSGLTLVVSPLVALMENQVQDLHDKALPAATLHSQLLPPQRRKILQALEQQALRLLYLSPETLLSPPVWERLCQPSLCLNGLILDEAHCLVQWGETFRPAYRRLGAVRTALLACRPPGTTLPIAAFTATADPSAQSILKQVLQLQSPQVVRLTPHRANLNLRVRAVVSEGQRKGTLGRYLQQHAGQAGLVYVRTRRDSEALALQLADRYRVAPYHAGLSSRDRRQIEADWMADRLQFVVATSAFGMGISKSNTRWVVHYQAPCTITEYVQEVGRAGRDGNPAEALTLVSEPTGWLEPGDRQRAKFFEAQTQALQQKAQRLVSQIPPHGDVREISQRFDHGAISLSWLHSVGQLEWVSPFHYQLTPQGRSPSRLQVSASQQMHQFLHSRQCRWQGLLVAFGFRTEAQRLGSCGHCDNCQRDRPRRAN; encoded by the coding sequence ATGGCAGAAACAACAGTGGCCTGGGGTGAAGTGCTCCAGGCCTTTCAGCATATTTGGGGCTATAGCGATTTTCGTCCGCCTCAGGACGCGATCGTCAGGGCGCTATTGGAGCGTCGAGATCTGCTGGTGGTGCTGCCGACAGGTGGGGGCAAATCCATCTGCTTTCAGCTGCCAGCGCTGTTGCAGTCGGGCCTGACGCTGGTAGTGTCGCCCCTGGTGGCGCTGATGGAAAACCAGGTTCAGGACCTCCACGACAAAGCCCTGCCTGCGGCTACGCTGCACAGCCAACTGCTGCCGCCCCAGCGGCGCAAAATTCTCCAGGCGCTGGAGCAACAGGCCCTGCGACTGCTCTACCTGTCGCCCGAAACCCTGCTCAGTCCGCCGGTCTGGGAGCGTCTGTGTCAACCCAGCCTGTGCCTCAACGGCCTGATCCTGGATGAGGCCCACTGTCTGGTCCAGTGGGGCGAAACCTTTCGTCCGGCCTATCGCCGATTGGGGGCGGTACGGACGGCGCTGCTGGCCTGTCGCCCACCCGGAACCACGCTGCCGATTGCCGCCTTCACCGCCACCGCAGACCCCTCGGCCCAGAGCATTCTGAAGCAGGTTTTGCAGCTCCAGTCGCCCCAGGTGGTGCGGCTCACCCCCCACCGCGCTAATCTGAACCTGCGGGTCAGGGCGGTGGTGAGCGAGGGGCAGCGCAAAGGCACCCTGGGGCGATATTTGCAGCAGCATGCCGGCCAAGCCGGGCTGGTCTATGTGCGCACCCGCAGGGACAGCGAGGCGCTGGCCCTGCAGTTGGCCGATCGCTACCGGGTGGCCCCCTACCACGCCGGGTTGAGCAGCCGCGATCGCCGCCAGATCGAAGCCGACTGGATGGCCGACCGGCTCCAGTTCGTGGTGGCGACCAGTGCCTTCGGCATGGGCATTTCCAAATCGAATACCCGCTGGGTGGTGCACTACCAGGCCCCCTGCACCATTACCGAGTACGTGCAGGAGGTGGGGCGGGCGGGGCGTGACGGCAACCCCGCCGAGGCCCTGACCCTGGTGAGCGAGCCCACGGGCTGGCTGGAGCCGGGCGATCGCCAGCGGGCCAAATTTTTTGAGGCTCAGACCCAGGCGCTGCAGCAAAAGGCCCAGCGGCTGGTCAGCCAGATTCCGCCCCATGGCGATGTGCGGGAGATTAGCCAGCGGTTTGACCACGGGGCCATTTCGCTGTCGTGGCTGCACAGCGTGGGGCAGCTAGAGTGGGTCAGTCCCTTTCACTACCAGCTCACGCCCCAGGGGCGATCGCCCTCGAGGCTGCAGGTGTCTGCCAGCCAGCAGATGCACCAGTTTTTGCACAGCCGCCAGTGCCGCTGGCAGGGGCTACTGGTGGCCTTTGGGTTTCGCACGGAGGCGCAGCGGCTGGGTTCCTGCGGGCACTGCGATAACTGCCAGCGCGATCGCCCCCGCCGGGCGAACTAA
- a CDS encoding B12-binding domain-containing radical SAM protein: protein MNILLIYPRFPKSFWSFDKTLELVGLKAQLPPLGLVTVAAILPQSWNYKLVDRNVREVREDEWRWADIVVISAMIVHRTDFFDAVRTAKRYGKLVAVGGPYPTSMPQESEEAGADFLILDEGEITLPMFVEAVERGDQGGTFRSGGEKPDVTSTPIPRYDLLEMDAYAEMSVQFSRGCPFQCEFCDIIVLYGRKPRTKSPEQLLAELQSLYDLGWRRSIFMVDDNFIGNKRNVKLLLKAMKPWMEEHGYPFSFATEASVDLAQDPELMQMMVDCNFGTVFLGIETPDDDSLTLTKKFQNTRDPLSESVISIAQAGLRVMAGLIVGFDGEKTGAGRRIYEFVEQTAIPTALVSMLQALPDTALWHRLEKEGRLLGKSADINQTTLMNFVPTRPIEEITEEYIQVFWDLYDPLTVLNRTFRHFLMLGEAQKRNYKNRTTSAGAPDINWVTIRAFLIVVWRQGLLRKTRLRFWSNLAVMLWRYPAVAANYVSVCAQAEHFLDFRQIVRQNIEAQLAAYLEAKKATDQATAAESVAVSVS, encoded by the coding sequence ATGAATATTCTCCTGATCTATCCACGGTTTCCGAAAAGCTTTTGGTCGTTTGACAAAACTCTGGAACTGGTCGGTCTCAAGGCGCAGCTCCCCCCCCTGGGGCTGGTGACCGTAGCGGCTATCTTGCCCCAGAGCTGGAACTACAAGCTGGTAGACCGCAACGTGCGCGAGGTGCGCGAAGACGAATGGCGCTGGGCAGACATTGTGGTGATCTCGGCGATGATCGTTCACCGCACCGACTTTTTTGACGCCGTGCGCACCGCCAAGCGCTACGGCAAGCTGGTGGCGGTGGGCGGCCCCTACCCCACCTCTATGCCCCAGGAGTCAGAGGAGGCCGGGGCCGATTTCTTGATTCTCGACGAAGGGGAAATCACCCTGCCCATGTTTGTGGAGGCGGTGGAACGGGGTGACCAGGGCGGCACCTTCCGCTCCGGCGGCGAAAAGCCCGATGTCACCAGCACTCCCATCCCTCGCTACGACCTGCTGGAGATGGACGCCTACGCCGAAATGTCGGTGCAGTTTTCCCGCGGCTGCCCGTTTCAGTGCGAGTTTTGCGACATCATCGTGCTCTACGGCCGCAAGCCCCGCACCAAGTCCCCCGAACAGCTATTGGCCGAACTCCAGTCCCTCTACGACCTGGGTTGGCGGCGCAGCATCTTCATGGTCGATGACAACTTCATCGGCAACAAGCGCAACGTCAAGCTGTTGCTCAAGGCGATGAAACCCTGGATGGAGGAGCACGGCTATCCCTTCTCCTTTGCCACTGAGGCATCAGTAGACCTGGCCCAGGATCCAGAACTGATGCAGATGATGGTGGACTGCAACTTCGGCACCGTCTTTTTGGGCATTGAGACTCCCGACGACGACAGCCTGACCTTGACCAAAAAATTCCAGAATACGCGCGATCCCCTCTCGGAGTCGGTGATTTCTATCGCCCAGGCGGGACTGCGGGTGATGGCGGGGCTGATCGTCGGCTTCGACGGCGAAAAGACTGGGGCCGGTCGGCGAATCTACGAATTTGTCGAGCAGACCGCCATTCCCACCGCCCTGGTGAGTATGCTGCAAGCCCTGCCCGACACCGCCCTCTGGCACCGCCTCGAGAAAGAGGGCCGCCTGCTGGGCAAGAGCGCCGACATCAACCAGACCACCCTGATGAACTTTGTGCCCACCCGGCCCATCGAAGAAATCACCGAAGAATACATTCAGGTGTTCTGGGATCTCTACGACCCGCTGACGGTGCTCAACCGCACCTTCCGCCACTTTCTCATGCTGGGGGAGGCCCAGAAGCGCAACTACAAAAACCGCACCACCTCAGCGGGGGCTCCCGATATTAACTGGGTGACCATTCGCGCCTTCCTGATTGTGGTGTGGCGCCAGGGCCTTTTGCGTAAAACTCGCCTGCGCTTCTGGAGCAACCTGGCCGTCATGCTGTGGCGCTACCCGGCCGTGGCGGCCAACTACGTGTCGGTGTGCGCCCAGGCCGAGCACTTCCTCGACTTCCGCCAGATCGTGCGGCAGAACATTGAAGCGCAGCTGGCGGCCTACCTGGAGGCGAAAAAGGCCACCGATCAGGCCACCGCCGCCGAATCCGTGGCGGTATCCGTGAGCTAG